The genomic interval TCCGGAGGAAACGTCCCGCTAAGAAAATCGATTGCATTCTCCCGTATGGAAAATGTCTCTTTGAAGAATTTGTCGTGTGGGTTGAAAACCTACATAAAAGTAACCCCCCTTAGTTTTTTCTGTAAAAGCCATTTTGCCACATGGATATCATCTCCTTTTCTATGCTTGCCTGTCTTGCCATTGTTTCACATTACACATATCATGTAAATATTGTCAATAGTCCAGATGTGACCCCATTCTACCATGAGAGTAAAATACCACAAGCAGGATGCTTGTGGTACAATGTACAATTAGTTAACAAAAAATCGGGAATGCCCCTCCCCATTCTTAAGAAATGTTGCGTACCCAATAGGGAAAGGAAAAGCCTGATGTACCGACTTTGATCATGTGGAAAACTTTTATTTATTTCAAAGTAACTGATGCTACCGTAATGCGATTCTTCCCATGTTCATCCTGAATGTGTACGTTTATTATTTGTTTTTTGATATCCGGGTATAATTCAAGTTTTCTTTTTATCAATAAACGAAGGTCTTCTTCCACTGCTTTCAACATATCTTTTCCATTGGCAGGATTGAGCCTTTTCCATTCCTTCAGATATTTCTCTATTGCCTCTTCTCGTTTCTGTTCATTTAAGCAGGCTATGTTCCATGCGGTAGCAGCGCTATTTAAGAGTTGTTGCTTATGCTCAATATCTTCACCCAGCGAGAGGTATTCCCTTGCAAAATGCTCTACCATTTCAGAAATCTTTTCTTTTTTTCCTTCCTTCAATTTTTCCCCCTCTGTTTATGACGAACTGTTATCTGTTCCCCTTGTTTTTCCCTTGTTCTCTATAAGCCTTCAAAAATTGTAACAATTTAGCTTTTTGAAAATATGTTGCAGTTTAGTTTTGGGTGGCACGGACAAACGGAGTTTGTCCGTGCCACCCATATTGAGCTAAAATATGTGTATCAATTTTCAAAAAACTAAAGTGTTACCAAAAATTCATCCTGTCAGCATACTCATTTACCATCCCTGCATTAAATACTTCTTCTTTTCATAGGTATCAAGCACTAAAGCACAATCTTCCCAATGAATGGGCTTAATGGTTGTTCTTAGCCATTCAGCGCTTGCAACATTCAAAAAATGGTTTTACAGATTTGACGCTGAAGAATGTGGCAGACAAATTGAGGAAGACATCCTTGCCTGGAAACTGGACAAATTAGCCGAAAAATCTATTGGAGATCAACATGGGGCAGGAGTAAAGAAACAAAATGTTTTTAATTGTATATATGGAAATAATAAATACTATTATCTTGCCGTAAACAAAATGAATTGCTGATTATTATTCTTTTGGATTCAAATAGTTACGAATATTGTGGCTGTTATCAAACGTCTCTTATTTAGTGTCTGAACGAAAACTATCTTTTTTATGCAAGATTCTTTCTCTGAGCAAATTTAAATTTTTTTAAATTGCCCCTTTTTCAACTTTTTCTTCTACGCTTTAATCTATGATACGGTTGTTTTATTCATTTCCCTCGTTTTTACCATCTTTTCATGTTCTCCGGACATACTATCCCTCATGGATTTTTATTCGAGAGTGTTTTTACGCTGCCTTACGTACTGTTTCTTTTTCTTCCCGGACTTTCTTCTGCAATATACTCCCCATCGTGTGCAAATTTGCCGCCAGCACTCCTAATGCGCAGTATCTTTTAAATCCTTCTATCCCTTTGTCTAAGCATCTGTCCAGCCCATGATGTTCTAACCGGTTAATATCTGACTCCACCGCTGAGTGCTTGTGCCTGAGTTTTTTAAATGTACTCTCCGATTCTTCTTCTGTCTCCGCCTTATTCCTTTTTCCTTTCTTCGGTATGATCACTTTCGGTATATAAAGACTTATCAGTTCCTTGTATTCCTTCTTGTAAAAACCCTTGTCTGCACTTATACTTTCTATCTCTTCTTCACCAAACAAATTTAATAGCTTGTCTGCTAACGGCAGAATTAACGCCACATCTGCTTCTTTTTCCACTACTTGGTGATATCCGATAAACCCCCATTGGTCACTTGCTATCACCAGATTGTGGCCTAATTCCACCCTCTTATTCGCCTTCCCTTTACTCAACCATTCTGTGTGTGGTTCAAACAGTGAATATACCTTTTCCCCTACCGGTATTTGCTCTTCCTTGATAATTCTCCTCTCTACCAAATCTCTGTGCTTCTCCAGCATCTGATAAAAATATTCCATCGACTCCAATGCCTCTTTCTGCATTTCTTCCGCACCCGTTGTTAATATTTTTTCGTACACCGCTATTATGCTCGCACCTATCTTCTCACTTAATCTCTTTGCTAATCCAAGATACTCTTTTACTTGCTTCTTAACCGCCTCCTCTTTCTTGTTTCCACCACCACTTGCCGCTTTCGAACTACTCCTCATCAGACTCTTTAGCTCTTTCCTCCAATTCTTTACCTTTCTCCATCCTTTCCCGTTCAATACCCCTCCCTCTATAAATGCCTCTATCCCATCAAGGCACTTCCTACCCGCATCCCACAGCAAATTCATGTCCGTAGGAAAATGTACGTTTGTCTCCACCACATACGTATCCGTCTTTATGCGGAGCTTCTCCTCCCGTCCGTTCTTTGCCAGCCTCTGGCCTGCCTTTACCACCACATCATTAATCTTCCCCAACGTCTCCTCATCGAGCAATCTTACGTTATCCTTGATGCTTTGCAGCGAATACTTCTTACCCCTCCCAAATACGGTATCTACTCCCATTATCTGACGAATCAGACTATGGTGATTCACCATATCTTCCAACCTGTCATAATCCGCATCTAATCCCAATCTCACCACTCCTATTACCATTATCTGCCATAACTCCATACCATTACGCCCTGTCTCTTTCTTCCCACCCTTTACCTTTGCTTCCAATACCCTGAATACTTCCTCTCGTAATTCCTCTGTAACAAATATGTATTGTAATGCCCTCAAAATCGGCGCTAACTCATCCCTGCTCTTTTCGGGAATTTCTACCTCTGATATTGGTGTGCTTCCAAGTCTCCTTTGCGGCTCGAATCTTTTTCTCATGGCGTGGCAGTTCTCCTTTTGATGACTCTGTTTTTCTGATGTTTTGGGCGAATGTTTGTCTCTTTTCACCCCTTGGTACCCTCGCTTCCCTTATTCTACGCCCTAAGTTTAACATCTACTCACTATACTTTCAACCCTTCATGCAGATACTTTCAACCTCCTTTACCACGTATTTCAAGGCTTACAGCGTTTTCGTTCAGACACTATTTAGTATTTTTTAATATCCGTGATAATCCCTGTTTAATGGTCGGGGCGACTGGATTTGAACCAGCGACCTCGACGTCCCGAACGTCGCGCTCTAGCCAAGCTGAGCCACGCCCCGCACCATTTATATATAACCTAAATCCTGCAAACGATTTTCGCAATGCGAAAATCAGTATTTTCCACTACCAAGATTGGCAAAAAGCGATAACAGATATCCGTTTTTTAGCAATTGTGGTAGCGCTATTGTACTACTTTAAACAAAAAGACATGGGAAATTGTCGGAAACGTGCTCTCTGATGCAATGAAAATCAAGATAGGGATGTACTGTCTCCATCTGCGGTATACTTACCACTCTCAAAAGACTAAAAAAACGAAATACAACGTCGGTTTTCTACTGAAAAACTACATCCAGTGACATGCGTTCCCACTTTTCCCATTCCTCCTGATGGAGAAATTTCTCCGGCAATTTTAATGTCATCTGCCGGCTTCTCTCCACCAGTTTCCCTGCCACACGGATTAACCACAGTCTCATCGTCTTTACTTCCCACTGTTGTATCACTCCACCACTGAGCAATCCCATCCACTTCAAAAGATTATACGCTAACACCGCACACTGAAATAGCGCAGCATTGGCCAAAAATTCACCCGTACGTATGTGCCCCGCATTCATCTGTCCTTTACTCTCTTCTATCAAAGTCTCGCAGGTAGCCCTCTTTCCATAACAACGATGCGCTTCCATCGGACTTAACCGCTCCGTTGTAACGTAACAAAAATACTCATACACGGACACTTCTACTAATTTCTTTTCTCTTTTGACCAATTGCCGCACTGCCACAAAACGTCTCGCACGATCCCACCCTGCACATCGATACCAAAATTCAGCCTGTTCCCATCCTGGCTCCCCTTTCACCTCATTCCATTTCTGCCCTTCAAGCAATCCTTCCAGATTCTTCAGCTTTACCTTAATCAGATATCCCGCCAATATTGACTCAAGGTATTCAAGTAATTCTCCGGTAAAAAAACCGCTGTCTCCCCGAAATACCACCCTTACCCCCTTATTCATGTACGCCATACATTCCTTCATGAACTCTACTACTCCGTTACTCGTGTAGGCGCTTCCACAGCGGAACCAACTATGTAATACCTCCTTTGTTTCTGCAATAAATGCCATTAAGGGATGATACGCCTTCTGCCCCTTCTTGTGCGGATTATATCCTACCTCTGCACCCTCCTGTTTCCCATATACACCATCTACGGTAGAATCAACATCTATCCATACTTCGCAAAGAGCACTCCTGAGTTTATGGCCTGATCTCACCGCACGCTTCCATATCTTTCCCCTAAACCGGTGGATCACCCCCGTCAGTTCCACTATATCTCCCTGACTCGCCAGCTTCATAATACGTCCTATCGTAGTATCTACAGGTACCTCTTTCCACCCGGACATCTTCTTCAATACCTCATCTGTACACACCTTCATCACCTCTACCATCGATGTCGCCCCTGCTATCAACCCTATCACTACCATTTGTACCGCATCGATAAACTGATACCGGGCATTTGCTCCACGATCCTTATGGACCGCTTCATGGACTCTCTCCCGGAACATCAGCTTACCCATAAAATTCAATACCGGTAAAAGCCCTGCATGTACCGTTAAGCCTTTCCCGCTCATCTCTGCCTTGATTTTCGGTTGTCTTTTGCTGTATTTTTTTGCTATATTCTTCATCGAAATGGTGAATCTCCTTTCAGGTGTTTTTTGTTATCAATATACCGCCGAATACCTTGGAAATCCTACCATTTCAATCCTATTCCTGCAACAAGGCTTTGCCTTGTTTGCAGGATTTAGGTATAACATTGCGATTATTGGAATTTTTTCAAAAAACTACTCCAGACATGAGTTTGTAAGAAGTTTTATTTTACCTCAAGCACTATTTTTTTTACAGCAATATTTCCTGCAAGATCGAAGACATTGATGACAACGGTATAGTTGCCCCGAAGTAGAGGTTCTGTTGTAATTCGAAAGGATTCCCGCAGGGAATCAAAAATCCCGTCAACGGGATTGGCGGGCAGCCATTCCTGCCCATCGACAGCATATTGAACCTTTACTATCTCACTGTATTCGTCCTGCGCAGAGCCGGTGATAATACCCCTTCCCTCCGGGGTAACATCAACCGTTATTGGCCCGGCGATTATAGGTTTTGAATTATCAATTATCAAGGGCTGCTGCAATGTTGCTTCAGAACTAAGTGCTGTTTCCGGCGGATTATCCGGATAATCGCCGGCTTCTAATTTGATTTGATACCTTCCGTCCGGCAGGCGCAGGGTATCCCATGTATACGAACCCTTGTTTTGATTACTTTTAGTAAGTATTTTCCATGTATACTCGTCCATGCCTTTGTAGGAAACCGTAATCTGCAATGTGTCGTTATTTGGATCCTCTATTTCCCAAAGAATCTTTTTCTGTGCAATTTCATGGTGTGGTTTTTGGGAGGATGGCAATTGAGACGTTGCTTCTGCTAAAGAACCATTTTTTGCTTGTGAAGGTTTTTGCGGCGAAGGAATATCCTTTTCTATCTCAAACATAATAATATTTGGCGGCTGGTTTTTCGGCAGATAGGACAAAGAGACCCTCTTTAAAGAAGGGGAGATTGCTGCATTTTCCGTTTGCAATGTTGCCCTGTACTGAATAAAACGGGCAGGGGAATTTGTAATTTTTGCCCAAGGCGAGGTTCCGGACAATGACCAGTCACTCCAGGTTGCATCAGGTTTTTCAGAATTTCCCGTTCTGGTGGCCATGGTAATTTTAGTCGATGGCGGTTCTGCGCATGACCATGAAATATTTCCCCATGACGACAGGGATGATGTATCCAATACATTCGAGAGGAATGTGCCGGATTTCTCATATGCCGGCAATATCTTATACACCCTTCCCTCATTTCCAGAACCGACGTATAATTCGTTACGGTCAGTAATCCGGCAACAAAGCAACTGTCCAACTTCTGCTGCCGCAATACGGATAAACGAGGCATCACTAAAAATTTTATATATAGCGGATTCATTTCCAGTAACTACAAAAAGATTTCCTTCTGCATCAAACACCATATCGAAAATGAATGCCTGTTCTATCTCGAAAATTTTTTCCGCAAACCCTTCTTCAGTGATCTTGTAAATATAATTTGGTTTAAACGGGCTTCCTATCGTTTTGTGTTGCAGTCCAGATCTCTGCGAAGGATGTGTTTTCTGTTGAATATATGCCGTTTTAGTAACAGTTAGTTCATCCGGAATATTAAGGTCCCAGGCTTTTCCCTCTTTGAATGGAGATGCAATTACCGTTGTTTCTCCGACGGTTTTTGCCATGGGTGATTTAGGCATTGCCATCTGTGTGCCCGACGCAGTACCCGCATATATATTGCCGGAATAATCAATGGCAAGACAATGTATTTCCTCCTCTTCCGCATCGTAAAGTACATGAGCGTTCCCGTTGTTGTCTATTTTATATATAAGGCCATTTGGTTCTGTCGCTACATATATGTTATTGTTTTTATCAAGTACGACGTCTAAAAGATTTGTTTCCGGAGAATCGAAAAGAATATCCGGGCATCCTTCTGGTGAGATTTTAAACAACAGGCCTTCATCTCCTGTTGCCACAATGAGATTGAAATTGCTGTCTATTTCCATATCCCATATATAGGAAACGGGCAGGCTGCAAAATACCGAACATTCCCCTTCTTTGCTGATTTTATAGATTATGCCCCTTGGCGCAGTACCGGCGTATATATTACCGTCTTTGCCGGCAATAATACTTTGCACATATAATTCCGGCGACCTGAAGATCTCTGCCGCTCCGGCATTGTCTTTTATGGAGTAAACCGTTGCCGGGTCTCCGGCGCCAATGAATATGCGGCTTTGTTCATCCTGGGCGATTGACCATACGTAGGTATTATCAATGCCCTGAATGGTTTCTGTTTGAGGGGAAAGAGATAGCTCCCCTTTGCTGTGGATAGAAATGTTCTGATAGTCGCCTTTTTTAAAATCATACTCAGTGGATTGTGACCATGTATGGGTGGTCGTAGCGTTTGCAAAGGGGATCGATAGAGAGGAAAAAAGGAATATGGCTATGACTTGATTGCACGATGATAGAATCGTATTCATAATGTTATTTAACCAATACGTGTATGCTTTGTTTACCGTTAAGAACATATTTAGTCGGAACCTTAGTAATTATTTCCCCCATAAGAGGTCCGATGCCGCTTTGACCTACATTATTCATAATAGAAAAAATGGATTGAGGAAGCGAAGGAAGACCTTCTCCTTTATAGGTTAACCCATTTTTAGAGAGAAGGACGCGTACAATGAGATTGTTGTTTCTTTCCATATCGCAGACGTCGTCCAAAAGCTGTTCAAAATTAACAGGCAAATGCCTACCTGCAGCCCTTCCCATATCCAATGATTTGCTGAATTTCGCATCGCATGCCGTAATCTCAAGAAGGTCACCGGGGAGGACGTCTTCCGGGATTTTGATCTGAATTGTCTTGTAAATATCGTTTCCGGTGTAAGGCTTTAGCAATACGTCCAAAGATAATTCATCTCCCGGTCGTACATAGTTATTTCTTGCCTGAATTGCTTCGATAGACGCAGTTTGCCGCAAATTCAGGATGTTAATCTTCAGATCAATCTCCTGAACGGTAATTTCCTGAAACTGATTGTTGATAACCATTGCAAAGCATTGTGCAATTTCGTCGATAGAGAACCATGTCTGGTTAAATTCATAATAGCTGTTTTTTAATATCAGTGGTTTCTCATATCCGTCAATCTTTGCGAAAAGCTGTATGTCAACGCACCGTTCACCCAATTTTTTTTCGGTGGCGGCAACAGCGCCCTGAGCCGCCATTAAAACAAGCACCGGTGTGAGCAGTTTGTTGTCCACAATTTCGAAGCTATATTCAATGTTTTGCGTGCCGTCAACTGCTATGCGACAGGGAATCATGCGGGAAAATGTGCCAATAGTACCGGCAACTCCCGATCTCCTGTCCTGATTAATCTGTCCGATTATTTCAACCGGCGACGCCATTTTTACTGAATTGGAGTGACTGCTGAGGATTGCAAATACATGCGCCGTTGCCATCGGAATGTTCGTGGTTCCCGCATGCAAAAAGGGGTGTCCGAAGGCAAGTACCTGATCGCCATCAACATACGTAACCGTACCCACTACAGCGGCATTCAGGTCTCCTTTGATCAGCACTGCGGCTACCGATGCGCCTGGAACCAGCCTGGTTGGGTATGTCGCCGATGTTGCTGCATAGCTTCCGCCTTGCAGGGGGTACAAATTGTACGCGCTAAAAAAAGGGTTCATTTCTTCCAATGCCCTGCCTGAAAACCCTGATACTATTAAAGGAGAAATTATTGGCGCAATTTTTATCCCATGTCCCGGATGGTTTATCGCT from Candidatus Kuenenia stuttgartiensis carries:
- a CDS encoding IS1380-like element ISCku8 family transposase → MKNIAKKYSKRQPKIKAEMSGKGLTVHAGLLPVLNFMGKLMFRERVHEAVHKDRGANARYQFIDAVQMVVIGLIAGATSMVEVMKVCTDEVLKKMSGWKEVPVDTTIGRIMKLASQGDIVELTGVIHRFRGKIWKRAVRSGHKLRSALCEVWIDVDSTVDGVYGKQEGAEVGYNPHKKGQKAYHPLMAFIAETKEVLHSWFRCGSAYTSNGVVEFMKECMAYMNKGVRVVFRGDSGFFTGELLEYLESILAGYLIKVKLKNLEGLLEGQKWNEVKGEPGWEQAEFWYRCAGWDRARRFVAVRQLVKREKKLVEVSVYEYFCYVTTERLSPMEAHRCYGKRATCETLIEESKGQMNAGHIRTGEFLANAALFQCAVLAYNLLKWMGLLSGGVIQQWEVKTMRLWLIRVAGKLVERSRQMTLKLPEKFLHQEEWEKWERMSLDVVFQ
- a CDS encoding ISNCY-like element ISCku10 family transposase, with the protein product MRKRFEPQRRLGSTPISEVEIPEKSRDELAPILRALQYIFVTEELREEVFRVLEAKVKGGKKETGRNGMELWQIMVIGVVRLGLDADYDRLEDMVNHHSLIRQIMGVDTVFGRGKKYSLQSIKDNVRLLDEETLGKINDVVVKAGQRLAKNGREEKLRIKTDTYVVETNVHFPTDMNLLWDAGRKCLDGIEAFIEGGVLNGKGWRKVKNWRKELKSLMRSSSKAASGGGNKKEEAVKKQVKEYLGLAKRLSEKIGASIIAVYEKILTTGAEEMQKEALESMEYFYQMLEKHRDLVERRIIKEEQIPVGEKVYSLFEPHTEWLSKGKANKRVELGHNLVIASDQWGFIGYHQVVEKEADVALILPLADKLLNLFGEEEIESISADKGFYKKEYKELISLYIPKVIIPKKGKRNKAETEEESESTFKKLRHKHSAVESDINRLEHHGLDRCLDKGIEGFKRYCALGVLAANLHTMGSILQKKVREEKETVRKAA
- a CDS encoding SpoIVB peptidase S55 domain-containing protein codes for the protein MGIDEIKPGMKGFGKTVFSGDSIENFSVEVLGVLKNWETKADLILIKMTGGPLEETGIIAGMSGSPVYIDNRLIGAVAYGWSFSKEAIAGVSPINEMKSTLFDLPEENGSKLFPSPEWELPLPPANTGEIIPQTSLPKIQDEAINHPGHGIKIAPIISPLIVSGFSGRALEEMNPFFSAYNLYPLQGGSYAATSATYPTRLVPGASVAAVLIKGDLNAAVVGTVTYVDGDQVLAFGHPFLHAGTTNIPMATAHVFAILSSHSNSVKMASPVEIIGQINQDRRSGVAGTIGTFSRMIPCRIAVDGTQNIEYSFEIVDNKLLTPVLVLMAAQGAVAATEKKLGERCVDIQLFAKIDGYEKPLILKNSYYEFNQTWFSIDEIAQCFAMVINNQFQEITVQEIDLKINILNLRQTASIEAIQARNNYVRPGDELSLDVLLKPYTGNDIYKTIQIKIPEDVLPGDLLEITACDAKFSKSLDMGRAAGRHLPVNFEQLLDDVCDMERNNNLIVRVLLSKNGLTYKGEGLPSLPQSIFSIMNNVGQSGIGPLMGEIITKVPTKYVLNGKQSIHVLVK